Below is a genomic region from Primulina eburnea isolate SZY01 chromosome 9, ASM2296580v1, whole genome shotgun sequence.
ACTCGTGCGTTAAATGTGCATATGATGAACATATGTCTATTGtaatagaaaattttaaaatatgtgaGAAATTATtacgtgaaagaagatataaacgtGATTAGAAAACACTAGTAGAGTCAAACaagaataaatttaaaaaaattcacctTCCTGTTGAAACTAGATGTAATTATTTATATCACTAGCTTCGTACTTTGTTACGTTTTCAAGATTAAGTTACTACATATTACAATAATATTGTGGCATAATCTTTAATGTTGACTGACGATTATTTGAATATTTTGAGTAAATGTGCTTCTttgttataaatttttaaataagaaaCCTAGAAATTTTTCAGCATTAACTACCTTACTTCAACCatttttatacattttttttcaatatgttttataaatttattgaatatcgTGATGATTCTTTTATGCGTGATTTTGTTTCAAATATCgaaagtaaaattttaaaatattgggaTAATATCCCAATTGTGCATATTTTAGTGACATATCCTAGTCAAAGTCAATATGGGTTAGACGTATCTTTTGAATATTATACTAAATTTATTCGGAAGAATGTTGACGAGCAAAAAAAGTCAATCGTGCATTCTCTCCAAAAATTGTTTGATTTTTATGCTAGTGAACATTGTGAACTGAGTGCGTAGCCGAAGGAGAGGTCTACAGATAAAAGCAAAAGTAGAGCAATCaatttctttcaaaatttcaaaagaaaatcgGTGACTACAACAAATTACAATGATATCTAAATTTATCTAAGTCAATATATTGAGACTACAAAGAATCTCGGTGTTCTTCATTGGTGAAAAGTAAATTCTCAACTTTATCCATTGTTAGCGACAATTGCAAGAGATATTCTACTCATTCAAATTTCAAGTGTTGCTTCGGAATCAACATTTTCAATATGTGGAAGAATCATTGGCGAACAAAGAAATAATTTAAAGTCAAAAACACTTAGCATGCTAACATACCTATAAGATTGATTTTcaactaaaaaaaataataagacCACTGAACGACAGTTGAATTTCAATGCTCAAGTTTCGACAAAGATCCGGattattcaaaatatattttaataaatcgtgATGAATTTTAGATGTTCAATTGTAAATCAATgtttaagttattttatttttatgattagTCATAGTCAGTTTCAACTATAAatagtaaataaaaaaaatgtctaTTAATTAAAGTAATATTATAttgtaaaataatataatcGGACCCGAAACCTAGAGTCGGCTCAATCTGAACCGGAATCACTTAATAAAGCATATAATCGGTCCGAGTTTCGGATTGGTTCCAAAGTTTTACCTTGGAACCGAAATTGGTTTGGAACTAGTTTAGGAACTAGTTCTGACTGGTTCTCGCACCACTCGATCCAAAACCGGAACCGATGAACCGATAAGCATGCCTACGTAGTGTACAAGTAAAACATAAcgaaattcaataaaaatttaaaaaactaaAGTATCACAATACTCTAATTTCGGAAAGAGGTTCATTTTTAAGTACTTATTGTTAAAAAATCGTTCTCCACTTCCAAAAGGTAAATTATATTTGATGAATCACGAGTCAAGGGTAAATCTCAACAAAGCACATCTCGATGATTTTAACAAAGTTAAAATTGATCGAAAAAATATAGATGTTAAAACTGAGGAAAAAGACCAAGACATTATTCTACTATGCTCTTTACCAAACTCCTATGAAAACTTTGTCGATGCTATGATGTATGGACATGAACCTCTTATTCTGCAAGAGATCAAAGTAGCTTTAATTTCaaaagaattgaagaaaagagtACCAGAGAATAAAAATGATGGATATACCAGAAAGTTTGTTCGCAAGAGGCATGATGAAAATTACAAATCAAGAACTTGAAAAGAGAAAATCTAGGTTTAAATCTAAACTCGGACCTAGAAAATTCAAATGCTACCAATGTAACTAAGAAGGACATCTTATAAGAGACGGTGTAGCAGCCCCAATTCTACCAAGTTAACTAAACATGATTAAGTgtctttaattaagtaaatcatgtgtTAATTGACATTGGAACCACCATAGCTGATTTCAGAAGCCATACCTGATTTCAGAAGTCATGGCAGCCTAAGTAGTGGCTGGATAGACGTGGCTGAGCCAAATTGATTCTAAGGAATAAGTCCGAACTGGTGCTAGGTAATGTCCGAACTGGTTTGTTAGTTAGGGAGCGAAGTTGGAGGTCGGGATAGCGAGCTGAGGTATCCAGTAACATGTCACAAGTAGGAACATGTGTCTTTGTGCATGTGGCCGAGTGACAGGTGGTCGGACAGGTGTCGAAATGCATGGAATTGGGTGGGCACGTCCATGCATGAAAGGTCTCGGGAGTCCCGAACTGAAGTCTATAAATAGGCCATAGGATTTCTCACTGTTAAGGGGGTATTGTGTGTTTATAGTACAAGTTCTAGCCATCCCAGTGAGTTCGGGCAGGACAGAACAGTCCGGACAGAGCAGAGTAGTCCGAGCAAGTCATAGCAGAGCAGTCCAGACAGAACTGAGCAGTCCGAGCAACACAGAGCTGAACAGTCCGGGCAAAGCTGAGCAGTCCGGGCTAGGGTGGGCATCAATCGGCTCGGTCTGGTTTTTCTCTACAATGGTTtggtttttcggttttcggttttgaatCTATCTGGTCCAAAaccaaattattttattacgaTTCGTCCGATTTTTTTGTAATACGGTTCGGTTATATGGTCGGCTATATAcggttttataatattttgttaagaaataaaattatacatCACTTGATGCTTGATTgatgcaacacatataaaagAAACAATGATAGTAGATGAGTAAACATATATAATTACAATACACTTATGACTTAACAATCTAAGCTTCAATAACAATTTGAAATACAATTTCAAACAGTAGCTCTTCCATAAAAACACAGTCATTAAATTCCAATTCTCAAACTCCAAAATGTACATAGATTTTGCATCTCAAATCTCAATCATTTAACAATATGAGCTTATAACAATTTGAACTTCCAATTGTCAATATTGGGCTTGTCACATGACTATGGCACATTTATTAGCTCATTATACAAAAAGTcctataattaaatataatatagtcggttcggttatttcggttttcttgGGATCAAAACCGTAAACTGAACCGAAAaactaaatttatttaattttgaaacCGTAACAGACCAaaaaaccgaaccatttaaacCGAATTTTTCGGTTCGGTCAGTTATTTCGGTTTTAAACAAACTATGCTCATTCCTAGACCAGGCAGGACAGAGCAAAGCAGTCCAAACAGAGCAGAGAAGTCCGGATAGGTCTTGAAGAAAAATGACCGAAAATCTGCTGAGAATTCATAGGGGAAGGGGATGAGTGGTGGCTGCTGAAAAATCAATGAACCCTTGCTCTCCCTCAAAGAAAATGAATGtgtacgtgtgtgtgtgttgagtGTGTGAGTATATTGTAACACGTGTGTGTGTATTAATTAGGGGAAATTGCTTAATAAATTAACTAATCATGCTAATTAAAGTGTCAAACCAATTAACAAGTTAATAAAATTCTAATCCAATATTAAAATTACTAAAATCCcctaattcaaataaaatacccaagaaacaaatatttaaaagtttaaaatcttcAACTTGTCAATTTAGTAATTTGAAaggcttaaaatcttaaaatcatttaaattaggctttaaaaaatgctaaaaaaattcataaatcatttacTAAATTCTTGACTGaacaataaaataccacattttcataaatcgcctaaatcgtcaccggtctgtTTTCCCGATCTCGCATTGAATATtcgtctgaaacataaaactcaagaaaacattttaacgtgcatcaaataaacatgtaataatttaaaataatgcaaagaaATTCATCATGCATcagtaaaaaaatcattttaaaactaaataaataatttagcaatttaaataaatgcacgaGTTTTACGTATACTGATTATGGGCTCTACACTGATCGAAGGAAATGAACCCTGGTCGGGCGAAAAGTCCCTGGTTAGGTAACATGAACCCTGGTCGAGGGATATAAATCCTGGTTGGGTAACCTAAACCCTGGTCGGGGAAGATGAACCTTGGTCGGGCGAAATGATCTTGGTCGGGTGACCTGAACCATGGTTAACTTCGACCCGGGCTCTACTCAGTTTCATGGGAGCAACTTGAAATCTGGTCCTACTTTGTTCCTCTTTTCCTGCCCGAGCCAAGGATGACCCACGTCTTTCCAGAGCATCACCACTTCCTCCTTAAATAATCGAGCTAGAGTCATACTCAATGTCCTGATTAGACATGCTTAGACTTTTCCAAAAAGATAGTTAATTCTTGCTTTTAGATCGACTCCTACAGATAAAAAGGATCAATTTGAAGAGAATAGCGTTCTCTTTGCAGACATGGAAGACTTCTCTCCTCTACCGCAATTGTTCAACTACTGATGAAAGTATTCATTTTCTAGTCCAAtcttttttttcttgaattttcgcTAGTTAGTCGGGCTAACTACGGGGTGATCACAAAACAAGGACTATATATAGGGTTATTAAACAGATTCCATGGTCGTAGCCCAATCTACTAAAAAGGGGCTGAAGCATTAAATCATAAGCTATCATTTGAATCCCAAAATCAATTCCAGCACACAAAAATTGATCCTTATCTAGAAACTCTAATAATATAGACGTCGAATTAtgctaataataattaatttgcgACTTTAATTATGCATGTAGAATCaatatgtttaattaatataggTTTTAAAGTTGGATTAGTGTTCAACTCTCACTTTTACGGCGCATTAAATCGCTCCAAATAAAGAAGAACACACAATAATTAGACTGTACAAACACGTAACGCGTGTTGTATGGAATCGGGAACTAATTACTATTATTCTATGTGAAGTCGTTTTAGTTTTAATATGCATTATTCTATGGATTCGGTTTTCATTAATAGTTGATATCAAAATACCTTATAAAAAAATACctcattgtttttttttcacTAATCTTTTTttagtaagtctcttgtgatacggtctcacgaatctttatctgtgagacaggtcaaacctaatgatattcacaataaaaagtaatactcttagcataaaaagtaatattttttcatggatgacccaaataataaatatgtctcacaaaataagacCTCTGAGATTGTcttacataaatttttgtctttttttatcTCCCTAGCTTGTGAATTCCCTAGTTTGGCTTTtctaatgttttttttatttttttaaaatgtcgGTTAGTTCAGTTACAGACTAAAATAACATATCTTTAATTCGACCGGttagtaggtctcatgtgagaccgtctcacggatcttaatctatgagacgggtcaaccctacacataatcacaatagaaagtaatacttttagtataaaaagtaatacttttttatggatgacccaaataagagatctgtctcacgaatactacccgtgagaccgtctcacacaagtttttgcctaattttTTTGGTTTGGATAAAAAACAAATCGATTACTTCAATTTTCTCGAAAAAAATTTTGATTAACTTAATTTTAGATAATTCGGTTCGATCACTGATCGAATAATATTGTGTGTTTCCCTCGCCTCCAATCTTGTGGCCATAATTAGCCCGCCAATGTGGACTCCTGTTATTTAGCATGTTTTTTCCATTTTATAAAATAGTTAATTTATATAGAACAATTTTAAactcaaatttaattattaataaaacgaactatattattattttattttcaatcctaacataataataacaataataatgaaAATCCCACGTTGGATAAAAAGAgaaattgaaaattaaatttattaattaattaatgtaaaTAGAATAGATCGCCAAGTTTAACATCGCATTGCATTGATTCTAACGATATGTGTGCTTTACTGTCTTCTCTGCCCACCGAATGCCATTTAATTCTTCACCTCTCCACTTTTCCCTCTTCTCCATTCCCCTCCGCTGCGCCATTTCTTCGCATTCCCATTTCTCTCTTCGATCCTATTCTATCTCCCCTTCTTCTAGATTTGTGTATATGGCTCCGTTTCTCGAAACCCAGAAGCCACTTCTTGACGGGGAGAGTGATCACAATGCGGCCGGAGCTGGGAGTCAAACGCCGCCGGTGCTTTCCATGGTCACGGTTGTTGGAAGTGGAAATTGGGGGAGTGTCGCCGCCAAGCTCATTGCGTCCAACACCCTCAAGCTTAATTCATTTCACggtttccctttcttttcttctttttttttcatctATAAATGGAATAAAATTAGTCGTCGATTTGTTTTCAAGTTTTTGTGAATTCATTCTGGGGGGTGTATGCAGAGGAAGGTGAGGATGTGGGTGTTTGAGGAAgtactgccaacaggtgaaaagCTCTCTGAAGTTATTAATCGAACCAATGTAATGTATTGCTTGTTCTTTGATCCTTACTACATTTGATTTTATGAGAAATTTAGTCATATTGTTCCTTCTTTTACAGGAGAATGTTAAATATCTTCCAGGCATAAAGCTTGGCAAAAATGTTGTTGCAGACCCTGATATTGAAAATGCCGGTACGCAAATCTTGATTGGTTAGTGTCATAAGTTCGAAAAAGGAAACGAGAATGAATTCCTGTGTTTATTTTGAAATGGTCAGTGAGGAATGCCAACATGTTAGTATTTGTGACACCCCACCAATTCATGGAGGGGATATGTAAAAAGCTAATAGGAAAAATAAGGGACGACGCTGAAGCAATCTCTCTGATCAAAGGAATGGAGGTGAAGAAGGAAGGACCATGCATGATTTCTGCACTCATCTCCGAACAACTTGGAATTAATTGCTGTGTTCTTATGGGAGCAAATATTGCCAATGAGGTCATTTGGCCAGCCAGTCTCTTATGCTTAGCacagatatttttttttttttttgacaacaGAGATCGTTGCATGTGCAGATTGCGGTGGAGAAATTTAGTGAGGCGACAGTGGGATATAGGAAAGATAAAGAGAGTGCAGAGAAATGGGTGCAACTGTTCAACACCTCGTACTTCATGGTCTCAGCGGTTAGTGATATTACTCCAGAATTGTTTGATtcgattgtatattgagttgtcATGTAGCCATACGCAATCTTATATCGATATAAAATTAGGTCCAAGACGTGGAAGGAGTTGAACTATGTGGAACACTGAAAAATGTTGTGGCTATTGCTGCAGGTATATTCTGCTACTTCAAACTTTCttgattttaagttgttttacgGCCCTGTAACTGATGGAGGGCCGATTGTTATTGAATTCGTGAAATAGGTTTCGTGGATGGGTTGGAGATGGGAAATAATACGAAGGTGGAAAGAACCGTTAATTTCCTGTGCTTAATTTCTTGGTTAGTTCCTATGATATCCATCACTTTAAAAATTTCTACTATGATGATTTACTAGGCTGCAATAATGAGAATTGGTTTGAGAGAAATGAAGGCATTTTCGAAGTTGCTTTTCCCTTCTGTTAAAGATAATACATTCTTCGAAAGCTGCGGCGTTGCAGATTTAATCACAACATGCTGTAAGCTTCCTCTTGTGGACTTTGTTTTGATGAAGTTCTAGTTTCACCTTTTGGAGTTGTGCAAAGACAAAGATTCAATAGTCTTGTGTGCTTTAATTGGCAGTGGGGGGAAGAAACAGGAAATGTGCAGAGGCTTTTGCTAGGAATGGTGGGAAGAGATCTTTCGATGAGCTTGAAGCAGAGATGTTACAGGGCCAGAAATTACAGGTAACACCCGGCTAACAAATAAATGTGTTAAAATACATTTAAGGGGGTGTTTGGATGAAAGAATATGAAGTTCTTCAAAtctattatttcaaatttgagTTTGGATTGACAGATTTTAAAttcattgatttcaaattcattatCTTCTGGTGTCGACAAAATTCAAGTGAATTTGAAAACTAATTAATTTCAAACTATGCAATTTCAATAAGAATTGTGGTTGATTTCAAACACGTAAGATTAGTCTCATTTGAAATCTCTCTCTTAGATAATTCCCAAATCAATCCATCAAATTCAAGCATAACCTAATTTATTTGATCATTTGAAAAatttgtccaagaaatgatctTTTGAAATCCAAAGTTGAAATTCTTAATCAAATAAAGTTCATTCATCTAAACACAACTTTATCGAGTACAACTTTATTTAGTTCATGAATTTCAAGCCAGGATTCATCTTTGGACAAAAAAACCTAATTTGTATGAACATTCCTAAAAATTGTAGTCTTTTTCGGTCAAAAAACTGACAATTCGTTCCTCATTCAAAATTCTTGACATTTAAACTCTTGGATAGCCAATGAATGCAAGTGTGCATATCTAATTTGTTCACAAAAAAGATGATCAATGATTTGTTTTTCTCAAGGGATTGATATATCAAAGGCTAAAACTTCTTCTAATAGCGCTTTATCATATCCATTTCATTCGCACAACACGATGAATGATATAATTTTTCTCGAGGATCATTATATCAAAGCTAAAAGTTCTTATAATGGTTCTTTTCTACTTGCATATCTTATATTGTCCTATCCAATATATGCAGGGTGTATCAACTGCAAAAGAGGTTTATGAAGTTTTGAATCATCGGGGATGGTTAGAGCTTTTCCCTCTGTTCTCGACAGTGCACAAGATTTGCATTGGCCAACTCCCACCATCAGCCATAGTCGAGTTCTGTGAGCACAAACCCAATTTTTCCATTGTTGGAGCCTCTGCTCAATTTTTCTGATCTTTTTGCATTAACAAATTTTACACCGCATACTCGAATTCATAGTACTAAATTTTGCTCTTTAACTAGCATCACACTTGCAAACTTTCGCGTCGTTGTAGCACATGGCAGagaacaatattgaaatataCTCCCAAGTTATGGATCCAAATCTATAGTCGATTTTACAGAGTAAATCTTTTAGATAACGTAGATTTCATTCTTTCCAACTCGACTACTTTCCAATTGCAACATCTCGACTCTGCAGCTAGATTTTCTAATATGTTCCAACAAAACCCTAG
It encodes:
- the LOC140840505 gene encoding glycerol-3-phosphate dehydrogenase [NAD(+)]-like, translating into MPFNSSPLHFSLFSIPLRCAISSHSHFSLRSYSISPSSRFVYMAPFLETQKPLLDGESDHNAAGAGSQTPPVLSMVTVVGSGNWGSVAAKLIASNTLKLNSFHGKVRMWVFEEVLPTGEKLSEVINRTNENVKYLPGIKLGKNVVADPDIENAVRNANMLVFVTPHQFMEGICKKLIGKIRDDAEAISLIKGMEVKKEGPCMISALISEQLGINCCVLMGANIANEIAVEKFSEATVGYRKDKESAEKWVQLFNTSYFMVSAVQDVEGVELCGTLKNVVAIAAGFVDGLEMGNNTKAAIMRIGLREMKAFSKLLFPSVKDNTFFESCGVADLITTCLGGRNRKCAEAFARNGGKRSFDELEAEMLQGQKLQGVSTAKEVYEVLNHRGWLELFPLFSTVHKICIGQLPPSAIVEFCEHKPNFSIVGASAQFF